In bacterium, a single window of DNA contains:
- the dinB gene encoding DNA polymerase IV, which yields MFAERRHVRVRPQPPRRSKVAPLTAGPRTILHVDLDAFYAAVEARENPTLAGRPLVVGADPRGGRGRGVVAAASYEARAFGIHSAMPISQAYRRCPDAVYLRPRMRLYAAVSARFMAILERYTDLIEPLSIDEAFLDVTGSRALFGDGAAIARRIKDAVRDEERLTASIGVAPSKFLAKIASDLRKPDGLVVVPPDGVAEFLAELPVHRLWGAGPRAMQGFRQLGASTIGAVARLPRGRLVETFGESLGAHFHALAHGEDPRQVVPDRRRKSVGHESTFLADVRDRAVVRRTVLGLVEEVARRLRRAGLRGQVVQLKLRRADFSTLTRQETLPSAADTTEVIWPVAERLLARADDGAQPIRLVGVSVSLFEGEPQMSLFDPPGVERSRRVARALDALVERFGPDVVSRGATLDGKRSRRRRQGDADE from the coding sequence ATGTTCGCCGAGCGCCGTCATGTCCGCGTTAGACCACAGCCTCCCCGTCGCTCCAAGGTGGCGCCGCTGACCGCCGGGCCGCGCACCATCCTCCACGTCGACCTCGACGCGTTCTACGCCGCGGTCGAGGCGCGGGAGAACCCGACGCTCGCCGGCCGACCCCTGGTCGTCGGCGCCGATCCGCGCGGCGGGCGCGGCCGCGGCGTGGTGGCCGCGGCGTCGTACGAAGCGCGCGCCTTCGGCATCCATTCCGCGATGCCGATCTCGCAGGCGTACCGACGGTGTCCCGATGCCGTGTACCTGCGGCCGCGCATGCGGCTCTATGCGGCGGTGTCGGCGCGCTTCATGGCGATTCTCGAACGCTACACCGACCTCATCGAACCGCTCAGCATCGACGAGGCATTCCTCGACGTCACCGGCAGTCGCGCCCTGTTCGGCGACGGCGCCGCGATCGCCCGCCGCATCAAGGACGCGGTACGGGACGAGGAGCGCCTCACCGCCTCGATCGGCGTCGCGCCGAGCAAGTTCCTGGCGAAGATCGCCTCGGATCTCCGCAAGCCCGACGGGCTGGTCGTCGTGCCGCCCGACGGCGTCGCGGAATTCCTCGCCGAGCTGCCGGTGCATCGCCTGTGGGGGGCGGGACCGAGGGCGATGCAGGGGTTCCGCCAACTCGGCGCGTCGACGATCGGAGCCGTCGCGCGCCTGCCGCGTGGGCGCCTGGTGGAGACCTTCGGGGAATCGCTGGGCGCGCACTTCCACGCCCTGGCGCATGGCGAGGATCCGCGTCAGGTGGTGCCCGACCGGCGGCGCAAGTCGGTCGGACACGAGAGCACGTTTCTCGCGGACGTGCGCGATCGGGCCGTGGTGCGGCGGACGGTGCTCGGGCTGGTGGAGGAGGTGGCGCGGCGGCTGCGCCGCGCCGGGCTGCGCGGCCAGGTCGTGCAGCTCAAGCTGCGCCGCGCCGACTTCTCGACGCTCACCCGCCAGGAGACGCTGCCGTCAGCAGCCGACACCACCGAGGTGATCTGGCCGGTCGCGGAGCGCCTGCTCGCCAGGGCCGACGACGGGGCGCAGCCGATCCGCCTGGTCGGCGTGTCGGTGTCGCTGTTCGAAGGCGAGCCGCAGATGTCACTCTTCGACCCCCCGGGCGTCGAGCGCTCGCGGCGCGTGGCGCGCGCGCTCGATGCGCTCGTCGAGCGCTTCGGCCCCGACGTCGTGAGCCGCGGCGCGACGCTGGACGGGAAGCGCTCCCGACGACGCCGGCAGGGAGACGCGGACGAGTGA
- a CDS encoding OmpA family protein, which yields MQGRWFGGVDAGVMVPLNALDRYVQTGGSLAPFMGYKFFDDKDLQLNLGLMGELQLIGGGASPCTGCTRGLNDNDTWAVSYLAGPRLSLPVGPLEIYGDILGGGMTGFASAPSAISDTSGGFQTGGGINYNINDNVGLGLFGNWTRQYQRVHGVGDVRFVTTGIELMVQQSQEAPPPPPAPAPPPPPAPAAAPMKKKIVLRGVNFDFDKYNIRPDAVPILEQACSQLKAEPSIDVSCQGHTDSIGSDAYNMKLSERRADAVRNWLIKCGIPASRLTAKGFGKRNPVASNDTAEGRAQNRRTELVVTNQ from the coding sequence ATGCAGGGGCGGTGGTTCGGCGGCGTAGACGCGGGCGTCATGGTGCCGCTCAACGCGCTCGACCGTTATGTACAGACCGGCGGTTCGCTCGCCCCGTTCATGGGGTACAAGTTCTTCGACGACAAGGATCTGCAGCTCAACCTGGGCTTGATGGGCGAGCTGCAGTTGATCGGCGGCGGGGCCAGCCCCTGCACCGGCTGCACGCGCGGCCTGAACGACAACGACACCTGGGCGGTGAGCTACCTGGCGGGCCCGCGCCTGTCGCTGCCGGTCGGCCCGCTCGAGATCTATGGTGACATCCTCGGCGGCGGCATGACCGGCTTCGCCAGCGCGCCGAGCGCGATCAGCGACACCTCCGGCGGCTTCCAGACCGGCGGTGGCATCAACTACAACATCAACGACAACGTCGGCCTCGGCCTGTTCGGGAACTGGACGCGTCAGTACCAGCGCGTGCACGGCGTCGGCGACGTCCGTTTCGTCACCACCGGCATCGAGCTGATGGTGCAGCAGTCGCAGGAGGCGCCGCCGCCGCCGCCCGCTCCGGCGCCGCCGCCGCCGCCGGCCCCGGCCGCCGCGCCGATGAAGAAGAAGATCGTCCTCCGCGGCGTCAACTTCGACTTCGACAAGTACAACATCCGTCCCGACGCGGTGCCCATCCTCGAGCAGGCGTGCAGCCAGCTCAAGGCGGAGCCCTCGATCGACGTCTCCTGCCAGGGCCACACCGACAGCATCGGCAGCGATGCCTACAACATGAAGCTGTCCGAGCGTCGCGCCGACGCGGTGCGCAACTGGCTGATCAAGTGCGGCATCCCGGCGTCGCGCCTGACGGCCAAGGGCTTCGGCAAGCGGAATCCGGTGGCGAGCAACGATACCGCGGAGGGTCGGGCCCAGAACCGCCGTACCGAGTTGGTGGTCACCAACCAGTAA
- a CDS encoding SLC13/DASS family transporter → MAEEGGGAALTGRQQAAVWAVAIGLAAAVYAWPLPDIPESGRRLTAVLLVVVTLWLSEALPIAVTALLGPSLAVLVGATPASQAFAAFGNPILMLFIGSFLLAGVTFKHRLNERIAYRVLSLRAIGSEPIRAFVVLALTTAALSAWMSNVAVTAMMLPIAQSVLVAMSDDHTPPRRMGAAFVLIVTYAASIGGLFTPVGTPPNLIGIGLIEQATGRRIAFGAWVVEVFPVTFLVLLAMIAYLAWLFRHDAAALTYDRSQMAGRYAALGPWRGVERRVVAALLVTALLWITPSILSLFAPALSEYLNAHLPESVVPVVVAGALFCLPQGGGSTRRILEIEDLARIDWPVVVLFGGGMCLGQLMMDTGVATSLGTLLASYVPAGHSPWLVFAFSLLAIVVSETTSNTASANMVVPVVLAVSTQVGADVIGLGIAATAACTFGFMLPVSTPTNAMAYATGYVSQRQMIRYGLLLDLIGIAALTLWFGYVIR, encoded by the coding sequence ATGGCGGAGGAGGGCGGCGGAGCGGCGCTGACCGGGCGTCAGCAGGCGGCGGTGTGGGCGGTCGCGATCGGGCTGGCGGCGGCGGTGTACGCGTGGCCGCTGCCCGACATCCCGGAAAGCGGCCGCCGGCTGACCGCCGTCCTGCTGGTGGTGGTGACGCTCTGGCTCAGCGAGGCGTTGCCGATCGCGGTCACGGCGCTGCTCGGTCCCTCGCTGGCCGTGTTGGTCGGGGCGACGCCGGCGAGCCAGGCCTTTGCCGCCTTCGGCAATCCGATCCTGATGCTCTTCATCGGCAGCTTCCTGCTCGCCGGCGTGACCTTCAAGCATCGCCTGAACGAGCGCATCGCCTACCGCGTGCTGTCGCTGCGGGCGATCGGCAGCGAGCCGATCCGCGCCTTCGTCGTCCTGGCGCTCACCACCGCGGCGCTGTCGGCGTGGATGAGCAACGTGGCGGTGACCGCGATGATGCTCCCGATCGCCCAGTCGGTCCTGGTGGCGATGTCCGATGACCACACGCCGCCGCGCCGAATGGGAGCCGCCTTCGTCCTCATCGTCACCTACGCCGCCTCGATCGGCGGCCTGTTCACCCCGGTGGGGACGCCGCCGAATCTGATCGGCATCGGACTGATCGAGCAGGCCACCGGCCGGCGCATCGCCTTCGGCGCGTGGGTGGTCGAGGTATTTCCGGTCACCTTCCTCGTCCTGCTGGCGATGATCGCCTATCTCGCCTGGCTGTTTCGCCACGATGCCGCGGCGCTCACCTACGACCGGTCGCAGATGGCCGGGCGCTACGCCGCCCTCGGCCCCTGGCGGGGCGTCGAGCGGCGGGTGGTGGCGGCGTTGCTGGTCACGGCGCTGCTGTGGATCACGCCGTCGATCCTGTCGCTGTTCGCGCCGGCGCTGAGCGAGTACCTGAACGCCCACCTGCCGGAGTCGGTGGTGCCGGTGGTGGTCGCCGGGGCGTTGTTCTGCTTGCCGCAGGGCGGGGGATCGACCCGCCGCATCCTGGAAATCGAGGATCTGGCGCGCATCGACTGGCCGGTGGTGGTGCTGTTCGGCGGCGGCATGTGCCTCGGGCAGCTCATGATGGACACCGGCGTCGCCACGTCGCTCGGCACGCTGCTCGCTTCCTACGTGCCGGCGGGGCACAGCCCGTGGCTCGTGTTCGCCTTCTCGCTGCTCGCGATCGTGGTGTCGGAGACCACCTCCAACACCGCCAGCGCCAACATGGTGGTGCCGGTGGTGCTGGCGGTGAGCACCCAGGTGGGCGCCGACGTCATCGGGCTCGGCATCGCGGCGACCGCCGCCTGCACCTTCGGCTTCATGCTGCCGGTGTCCACGCCCACCAACGCCATGGCCTACGCGACCGGCTACGTCTCGCAGCGGCAGATGATCCGCTACGGCCTGTTGCTCGATCTGATCGGCATCGCCGCGCTGACGCTGTGGTTCGGCTACGTCATCCGCTGA
- a CDS encoding GFA family protein, which translates to MNVHEGGCHCGAVRFRVTVERYEALECNCSMCRKKALLHLIVPRDRFTLLSGGDRLSTYRFNTGIAQHTFCQTCGIHPFYVPRSHPNDIDVNVRCLDGDAMARFAITPFDGANWEATVARIQGTDESR; encoded by the coding sequence ATGAACGTCCATGAGGGCGGGTGCCACTGCGGGGCGGTCCGCTTCCGGGTGACCGTCGAGCGCTACGAGGCCCTCGAATGCAACTGCTCGATGTGCCGCAAGAAGGCGCTCCTGCACCTCATCGTGCCGCGGGATCGCTTCACCCTGTTGTCGGGCGGCGACCGGCTGAGCACGTATCGCTTCAACACCGGCATCGCCCAGCACACCTTCTGTCAGACCTGCGGCATCCATCCATTCTACGTCCCGCGCTCGCATCCGAACGACATCGACGTGAACGTGCGCTGCCTCGACGGTGACGCGATGGCGCGCTTCGCGATCACGCCGTTCGACGGCGCGAACTGGGAAGCGACGGTCGCCCGCATCCAGGGCACGGACGAGTCGCGCTGA
- a CDS encoding MBL fold metallo-hydrolase: protein MAQIGAPRDGDRFVNLAGPRPRAGAAAMLPFLLGKVWTSMSGRPGAAPRVAVDPDAIRHNPSITWIGHATFLVRMDGVTFLTDPMFSARASPVSFAGPPRLVEPGVPLDALPPLDFALVSHDHYDHLDLPTITALARRGVPIFVPLGVGPLIRDAGGTAIELDWWDSRAAGRVRIHCVPAQHFSGRTLSDTDQRLWAGWVVEGPTRRFYHAGDTGYFSGFAEIARRIGAPDLAALPIGAYDPAAIMRFVHMNPEEAMQAAVDLQAGIAVGMHYGTFDLTDEAPDEPPRRFHAAASQRALDGVAAWTLKIGETRRW from the coding sequence ATGGCTCAGATCGGCGCCCCGCGCGACGGCGACCGCTTCGTCAACCTCGCTGGGCCCCGCCCACGCGCCGGCGCCGCCGCGATGCTGCCGTTCCTGCTCGGCAAGGTGTGGACCTCGATGTCCGGCCGGCCCGGCGCCGCGCCGCGCGTCGCCGTCGACCCCGACGCCATTCGCCACAACCCCAGCATCACCTGGATCGGCCATGCCACCTTCCTGGTGCGCATGGACGGCGTCACCTTCCTCACCGATCCGATGTTCTCGGCGCGCGCCAGCCCGGTCTCGTTCGCCGGCCCGCCGCGCCTGGTCGAGCCCGGCGTGCCGCTCGACGCGCTGCCGCCGCTCGACTTCGCCCTCGTCTCGCACGACCACTACGATCACCTCGACCTGCCGACGATCACCGCGCTGGCGCGCCGCGGCGTGCCGATCTTCGTCCCGCTCGGCGTCGGCCCCTTGATCCGCGACGCCGGCGGCACCGCCATCGAGCTCGATTGGTGGGACTCGCGCGCCGCCGGCCGGGTGCGCATCCACTGCGTGCCGGCGCAGCACTTCTCCGGCCGCACGCTGAGCGACACCGATCAGCGGCTGTGGGCCGGCTGGGTGGTCGAGGGCCCGACGCGGCGCTTCTACCATGCCGGCGACACCGGCTACTTCAGCGGCTTCGCCGAGATCGCGCGGCGCATCGGGGCGCCCGACCTCGCCGCGCTGCCGATCGGCGCCTACGACCCGGCGGCGATCATGCGCTTCGTGCACATGAACCCCGAGGAAGCGATGCAGGCGGCGGTCGACCTGCAGGCCGGGATCGCCGTCGGCATGCACTACGGCACCTTCGACCTGACCGACGAGGCGCCCGACGAGCCTCCACGCCGCTTCCATGCCGCCGCGTCGCAACGCGCCCTCGATGGCGTCGCCGCGTGGACGCTGAAGATCGGCGAGACGCGGCGCTGGTAG
- a CDS encoding MFS transporter translates to MSDRLLSGPFLRATLANFFFFLSFASYFLLPLFLHGLGGSEGRIGAVMGSSGLASLLVLPLVGTTIDRVGRRPFLLAGAAAMSAASIGFQFVHAIGPAAFALRILQGASFAAAFTATTTFAAELAPRARRARALGVFGLSTMLTHAIAPGLGEELVRRAGFPALFAAAAVCSLIALVIAAPLPEPRHVALAVAPGARRLQPIHWLVAATMTLAGMGFGCVMTFIPTYVTSHGLGRVAYFFAAYTSTAILTRLIGAGASDRVGRARVILPSLLLLGGAIFWLGRVEGLISLVAAGALFGVAQGLSYPTLHAFLVDVASEAQLGRTQALFNGAFNLGVTGSAFAFGIVAERSGYRTMFSLAALAPLVAAAIFAAGARRRPH, encoded by the coding sequence ATGTCCGATCGTCTCCTCAGCGGCCCGTTTCTCCGCGCCACGCTCGCGAACTTCTTCTTCTTCCTCAGCTTCGCATCCTACTTCCTCCTGCCGCTCTTCCTGCATGGGCTGGGCGGCAGCGAAGGCCGCATCGGCGCCGTGATGGGCAGCTCGGGACTGGCGTCGCTGCTGGTGCTGCCGCTGGTCGGGACGACGATCGATCGCGTCGGCCGCCGGCCGTTTCTGCTCGCCGGGGCGGCGGCGATGAGCGCGGCATCGATCGGGTTCCAGTTCGTGCACGCCATCGGGCCGGCGGCGTTCGCGTTGCGCATCCTGCAGGGTGCCAGCTTCGCGGCCGCGTTCACGGCGACCACCACCTTTGCCGCCGAGCTCGCGCCGAGAGCGCGGCGCGCGCGCGCGCTCGGCGTGTTCGGGCTCTCGACCATGCTCACTCATGCCATCGCGCCCGGCCTCGGCGAGGAACTGGTGCGGCGGGCCGGATTCCCGGCGCTCTTCGCGGCCGCGGCGGTGTGCTCGCTGATCGCCCTGGTGATCGCGGCGCCGTTGCCGGAGCCGCGTCACGTGGCCCTCGCGGTGGCGCCCGGCGCGCGCCGCCTGCAGCCGATCCATTGGCTGGTCGCGGCCACGATGACACTGGCCGGCATGGGGTTCGGCTGCGTCATGACCTTCATCCCGACCTACGTCACCAGCCACGGGCTCGGCCGTGTCGCCTATTTCTTCGCCGCCTACACCAGCACGGCGATCCTCACCCGGCTGATCGGCGCCGGCGCCTCGGACCGCGTCGGCCGCGCGCGGGTGATCCTGCCCTCGCTGCTCCTGCTCGGGGGGGCGATCTTCTGGCTCGGGCGGGTTGAGGGGTTGATCAGCCTGGTCGCCGCCGGCGCCCTGTTCGGCGTCGCGCAGGGCCTCAGTTATCCGACTCTGCACGCCTTTCTGGTCGACGTCGCCAGCGAGGCCCAGCTCGGCCGCACCCAGGCGCTGTTCAACGGCGCCTTCAACCTCGGCGTCACCGGCAGCGCCTTCGCATTCGGGATCGTCGCCGAGCGCTCCGGCTACCGGACGATGTTCTCGCTCGCCGCGCTCGCCCCGCTCGTCGCCGCCGCGATCTTCGCCGCCGGCGCGCGCCGGCGCCCCCACTGA